One genomic window of Mucilaginibacter sp. SJ includes the following:
- a CDS encoding DUF4342 domain-containing protein: MSTKETFSINGEALLGKIKEIINEGKASRITISDKHGKELMTFPLSVGLFGMILAPVFAAVGTLAALVTECTITVEREEEDKEDTPKE, from the coding sequence ATGAGCACCAAAGAAACATTTTCAATTAACGGTGAAGCGTTATTGGGAAAGATAAAAGAGATAATTAACGAAGGTAAAGCCAGCAGGATCACCATTTCAGACAAGCATGGCAAAGAGTTAATGACCTTTCCGTTAAGCGTGGGCCTTTTTGGGATGATCCTGGCACCGGTTTTTGCTGCCGTAGGTACCCTGGCCGCACTGGTTACGGAATGTACCATAACGGTAGAACGGGAAGAGGAAGACAAAGAAGATACCCCCAAAGAATAA